The Methanoculleus taiwanensis nucleotide sequence CTCGACGACCGCCGGGGATGGAACGGTGGAGATGCAGGCGAGTTTCATGGTCGCAATCCCTCTTTGATATCCCCTTCGAGCTTGAGGTACGCTCTTATCATGTCGTCCATCCCCGTAGTACACGGAAAGATCCGGAGAGTATCAGATTTGCCTCCCGTATATTCCCGGAAACGGGATTCGGCTGTAATCGTTGCCCGGTATATCGCGGTTGTGGCGCTCTCTGGTTCTATCAGGACTGTTTCGAATTCAAAACACCTCTCCTTCTCTGAAAAGACGTCTTTCAGGCTGGAAAATGAAAGATCCCTCATTTTGCAATCTCACTCCTTCTGGAAATCATTGAACAGGTCGCAACCGGCTGCCGTTTCACGGAACCGGTGCCTGAAAAAATGTTTTTTACCTTCTGCTCGGTTTTCGTTTCTTTGCCGCCTGTGTGCGGTTTCTCCCGCACACGGCGCGTGAAGGGGATGCCGGAAAGTTATGACTGGATGGGCACCTCCACTTTTGCAATCATCTTTCCGTCCAGGGTGACCATTTCGAGGAAGAACGACGACCCGACGTATTGGGGATTAATAATCCCGACGTCAGTCACTCTCGTGCCGCTGACAGCGTACATGTTCGGCGTCAGGTTCTGTGTCGTGCAGTTCACGGCGCTGATGTACGCGATGTCTCCGGGCGCGAACCTGGAGACCTGCCTTCCGCCCTTGCCGGATTTGTACCACGACAGTCCTCCCTGGCCGTTCTGGAGGAGGCTTAGATTGATCGCACTTACGTACGTCTGCTCCTCAATGCTTCCGTAGTTGGACGAAGGATGCAGGAGTATCTTGAATTCTCCGATGGAGAGTATGTCCCCCCCTTCGTGGTAGATGGTCATGCCCTCAGACTGGCTGTACTTGGCGTTGATGGTTACTTGCGGTGTCTTGGACTGTGTCTCCGCGAGCCCCCCGGCAAATGCGCTGACCACCGCTGCGATGATGACGGTCACGACCAGCATCAGCATTACTCCCACAACCGGGGAGACTGCACTGTCATCTCTTGAAACCATGCTCAAAGCCCCCTCACTTTCACTTCTTCGTTGTAGATCACTTTTCCGGAGGGTGTGTGAACCAGCCTCACGTTGACCACGTCGCCCTCGTGGAGGTTGTTCCAGTTTTTGCCGAGGACTCCCTGGATGAAGTCCATATCCGTGTCTGCAGTAAACCCGGTACCATCTTTGTATTCGTACGTCGGCGTGGTCACACCGTATCCACCATAACTCTCATCGGAGTTAGGGCCCCACGCGCCGGCAGGGTATGCACGCATGAGGGTGCCCGCCGTAAGGGTGTAGTTCCCGAAATGCTGATCGACGGTCTTGACGTTGTTCATCCCGAACGACTCAACCCCGGGCCCCGTTGCAAATGGTGCGGGGAACAGGTAAGAGCCGTAATTGACGTTGTTTACGTTCGGCAGAACGACCGTGGAGTTCTTCTCGCCGTTCTTCGCCGTCCAGTCAATGACAATTTTCACGTCGCTGGTGGGTATCGGTTCGCTCACCGAGATGACCCGCATCGTCATCCCGCTCCCGTAGTAGTACCCGGTGTTCACGATCTCGGTCGTCATGGTAATTGTGGGCGTTTTCTTCTGGCTTGAGGCGAGATCGCCTGCAAATCCGCTTACGACCGCAGCAATAATGAGCGTGACGACCAGCATCAGCATCACTCCCACCACGGGAGAGACTGCCTCTTCGCTGTCTTTTCTATGAGATTTCATGCTACCACTCCAATCAGAATTCCATGGTATGAAAATTCTATACCGATGTAATACCAAATGTAACAATGTGCAATATAAAACTTATTAATTTATATTTTTTGTAACTGTGGTGCAATAATATTCTGACAAGAAAATACATTTATCATATCTTCATTTTTCTAGCCGGACGGACTGGTGCATTCCTCTTGTTCTCGGTGTCTTCTCGTCTTTCCCCTGCTTTGTCGCCCAAACTCCCTCTCGCATCCATCATGCCGCTGCTTGGAGGTGCACGGGACGGTGCCGGAAGACGTGCCGGGATCGCAAACCACCAGGTGCGCGGATAGATCGTGCTGGTGACGGATGGTATCGCACCCCTGAACCCGGTGGGTACGAACAATTACTCCGGTCGCCTACGGCCAGAGACATGCCCGTGCATACGCCGATCCATTGCCGTGGCGTAGCCGGGTGTCCCGTTCTGCAGGATCGGAACACGCTATTAACGATACAGATGAAAAGTCATTAATATTAAGTCAAAGATATGAAAAATTATGAAATTTTACGGAAATAATCAAATTTTCTTCATACTTGTTCTGATATTTGCAATTATTGTGGCGACATCACTGGTCGCAGGATGCATTACGATATCAAAAAATGTGGACGCAGAACCTGAAACGGCCGGTATGGAGACTCCGGATGCGCATGAAATCCTGGTGCCTGACCCTGGGGGTGCCGCTGCAACCCAGAGAGAAACAAAGAGTACGGTCGTGGCTGCTGAACCATTCCTTCCCGGGGACGATAAGAAGCTCGGCCTGGCCTTCCCACCCGACCTTGAGATTGGCTCTTCCGACGTGCTCGGCACCCTTTTTGAGGAAAAACGGTCGATTGTTCTAGAGAACTACGCATATGTCGTAGACGTTGCGTCCCCGCCGCTTGTTCTCTGGTTTGATGTGGAACCCCGGTACGACGACACGAGAGAGAGTTTCTTCATCGTAACGGTGAGGGATCGGAACTCGGGCAAGGTTGCCGCTCAAGGCGGATACGGGCAGGTGCATTCGGGAAGCAAGGAGCAGGAGATCACCCTCTACAGAGCGGGGACCTATCATATCAACATCGAAGCGCGGCAAATCCACGTCGATTTTAAAATACTCACTGCAGATGCCCCCCTCCTGGAAGAGACCGTAATGCCCTCCGGGCAGGCAACCCCCAATCCGTATGAGATGTGGGAGTACTTCTAAAGCGGGCGTCTCCCCTCACATTCTTTTTTGGTTATCGTTATGCCGGCGTAGGATCAGCCGCATCCCACACCTGGTTGTTTGCATATGATAATTCATAAAAATAACATTTAGTAACAAAAATGACTACACTTATATGCATCTTTGGTGCAGAACTATGCGTATGGGTGGTAGATACAGCAGACTCGGCGTGACAGATGCGTTCAGGGCTGTCCGCTCCTCAATTCCCTGGCAAAAGATGAGAGGCGCGGGGAAACCTGACGAAACACCTGCCGTGCCACAGGATCAGCCCGGGAATGGATCGGACGTTTGCGCGTTTCCGGAGATGCCGCATGCGGATGGACTGACGTGCATCGACCGCTACTGGCTTAGACCTCCTTACTCGTATGCGGCGATAATCAGGAACGCAGCAAATATCCTTACCTACACGCTTGTCGAACCGCCCCTGACCTCCAGGGAGCTGATTCTCCTTCAGGAGACGCATGAATATCTCAGAGATACAGTCGTTCTTGAAGATCCGCATGAGAACTACCGTGTCAAATTGCAGTTATCGGATGTCGCCCGTATCATCCGCCATTTTGACCCCGGTATCCCGGAGGAGCGTGTCGGGATCCTGCATTATTACCTGGAACGGAATTTCCTGGGGTACGGGAAGATCGACGGGCTTATGCATGACGAGAATATCGAGGATATCAGCTGTAACGGTGACGGGGTTCCGGTCTACGTCTACCACCGTGCACATGCGAGCCTCCCGACGACAATTCGGTTCAGCGGAGATGAATTGAACCTGTTCATCATGAAACTTGCGCAGAAGGCCGACAAGCACATCTCCCTCACGACCCCTCTTGTCGACGCCGCTCTTCCGGACGGATCGCGCACCCAGTTGACCTTCTCCAATGTCGTCTCAACGCGGGGGAGCTCGTTTACCATCCGGAAATTCAAGGCGGATCCGATGACGCCCCTGGATCTCATTGCATACAGGACATATTCCCCGGAAGTGCTTGCTTTCCTCTGGCTTGCTGTCGAGAACAGAAAAAGTATGATCGTCGTCGGCGGCACGGCCAGCGGCAAGACATCGACGATGAACGCTATCTCGTTTTTTATTCCCTTCAATGCGAAGATCGTTTCCCTGGAGGACACACGCGAGATCCAGCTCCCCCATGAGAACTGGCTCCCCACCCAGACCCGCGAGACGACTATCAGCTCAACCCGGGTGGATATCGATCTCTTCTCCCTGCTGCGTTCTGCGCTCCGCCAGCGCCCGGAGTTCATCATCGTCGGCGAAGTCCGCGGAAGGGAGGCGCAGACGCTCTTCCAGGCCATGAACTCCGGCCATACTACCTATTCCACCCTCCACGCCGGCACGATACAGGAGGCGATCAACCGTCTTGCCCACGATCCCATCAGCATCCCGAGAGCGATGTTCGGGGCGCTCGACCTCATCGTGATTCAGTCCCTCCATTACCGGGGGGGAGAGATCTATCGGCAGTGTGATTCCGTCCACGAAATCATTCTGACGCCGGACGGGGAGATCCGGTGGTCGACACTGTACGAAAACGACCCTACAACGCGGGAGTTCCGCCGGGTTGCGGTCCGATCGCAGGTCCTCGATGAAATTGCTGCCATGCATGGGTGGGACGACGAAACGGTCGTTCGGCAGCTTGCTCTGCGCGAGCGGTTCCTCAGAGAAGGCAGGAAGGAAGAATACTCAACTGCAACCGCGCTCCTTGCGGCAATCAGGAATCTGGAGGTCTCGCACGATGTACGGAAGACTGAGGCATAAATTCCTCCATCTTCATGAGACGACAGACCTCCGGCGGACGCTGCGGGCGGCCCACATCCCCGTCGCAGCGGACCGGTACT carries:
- a CDS encoding type IV pilin N-terminal domain-containing protein codes for the protein MVSRDDSAVSPVVGVMLMLVVTVIIAAVVSAFAGGLAETQSKTPQVTINAKYSQSEGMTIYHEGGDILSIGEFKILLHPSSNYGSIEEQTYVSAINLSLLQNGQGGLSWYKSGKGGRQVSRFAPGDIAYISAVNCTTQNLTPNMYAVSGTRVTDVGIINPQYVGSSFFLEMVTLDGKMIAKVEVPIQS
- a CDS encoding type IV pilin gives rise to the protein MKSHRKDSEEAVSPVVGVMLMLVVTLIIAAVVSGFAGDLASSQKKTPTITMTTEIVNTGYYYGSGMTMRVISVSEPIPTSDVKIVIDWTAKNGEKNSTVVLPNVNNVNYGSYLFPAPFATGPGVESFGMNNVKTVDQHFGNYTLTAGTLMRAYPAGAWGPNSDESYGGYGVTTPTYEYKDGTGFTADTDMDFIQGVLGKNWNNLHEGDVVNVRLVHTPSGKVIYNEEVKVRGL
- a CDS encoding type II/IV secretion system ATPase subunit; its protein translation is MPHADGLTCIDRYWLRPPYSYAAIIRNAANILTYTLVEPPLTSRELILLQETHEYLRDTVVLEDPHENYRVKLQLSDVARIIRHFDPGIPEERVGILHYYLERNFLGYGKIDGLMHDENIEDISCNGDGVPVYVYHRAHASLPTTIRFSGDELNLFIMKLAQKADKHISLTTPLVDAALPDGSRTQLTFSNVVSTRGSSFTIRKFKADPMTPLDLIAYRTYSPEVLAFLWLAVENRKSMIVVGGTASGKTSTMNAISFFIPFNAKIVSLEDTREIQLPHENWLPTQTRETTISSTRVDIDLFSLLRSALRQRPEFIIVGEVRGREAQTLFQAMNSGHTTYSTLHAGTIQEAINRLAHDPISIPRAMFGALDLIVIQSLHYRGGEIYRQCDSVHEIILTPDGEIRWSTLYENDPTTREFRRVAVRSQVLDEIAAMHGWDDETVVRQLALRERFLREGRKEEYSTATALLAAIRNLEVSHDVRKTEA